The Rhododendron vialii isolate Sample 1 chromosome 8a, ASM3025357v1 genome has a window encoding:
- the LOC131298954 gene encoding protein JINGUBANG-like: MATLDSSNSPTSPSFTLRVPQQKTNPFLRSISTKEPSFSHFPSPPPRLASQPSSPARLPFPPSSKPLDNNNPDAAALSRCVSSVLKKDGQILSVAASNGLVYTGSESNVVRVWKLPEFTECGLLKTKAGVVVAIEVSNDKVYVAYADCKIRVWRRSWEGVTRHVRVGTIPRAGSYVRNYIAGKDKMMKHMGPISSLALNASDDILYSASLDKTVKVWRISDYKCIETIQAHSEPINAIALSDDGVLYTASDDATVRVWRRNFCTSNRPHSLTITLPAKSSPVRTLALTADGGVLYGGCTDGYIHYWLKGWFSAQPQYGGSLPGHTHAVMCLATVGSFVVSGSADSTGRVWVREQDGQHCCVAVLQGHRGPIRCVAAFPGWVSAAGEEAEDGCTVCTGSLDGVLKVWRVVNNVGRCLVQKTCAYFDLD; the protein is encoded by the exons atggcaacATTAGACTCTTCCAATTCTCCAACAAGTCCATCCTTCACACTCAGAGTACCCCAACAAAAAACCAACCCATTCCTCCGCAGCATTTCCACCAAAGAGCCCTCTTTCTCCCACTTCCCCTCCCCACCGCCTCGCCTCGCCTCTCAACCTTCCAGCCCCGCCCGCCTCCCCTTCCCACCCTCCTCCAAACCCCTCGACAACAACAACCCCGACGCTGCCGCATTGTCGCGGTGCGTCTCCTCCGTCCTAAAAAAAGACGGACAGATATTGTCCGTCGCGGCCTCGAACGGGCTCGTGTACACCGGGTCCGAGTCCAACGTGGTTCGGGTGTGGAAACTGCCCGAGTTCACCGAGTGCGGCCTGCTCAAGACCAAGGCCGGCGTGGTGGTTGCGATCGAGGTGTCCAACGACAAGGTTTACGTTGCGTACGCGGATTGCAAGATACGGGTTTGGCGGCGGAGCTGGGAAGGTGTTACGAGGCATGTGCGGGTGGGGACTATTCCGAGGGCCGGAAGTTATGTTCGGAATTATATCGCCGGCAAGGATAAGATG ATGAAGCATATGGGGCCCATATCCTCACTAGCACTGAACGCATCGGACGACATCCTCTACTCCGCATCCCTCGACAAAACAGTCAAAGTATGGCGAATCTCCGATTACAAATGCATCGAGACCATCCAAGCCCACTCCGAACCAATCAACGCCATCGCATTATCCGACGACGGAGTCCTCTACACCGCCTCCGACGACGCCACCGTCCGCGTGTGGCGGCGCAACTTCTGCACCTCCAACCGGCCCCACTCCCTCACCATAACCCTCCCCGCCAAATCATCGCCCGTCAGAACCCTAGCCCTAACCGCCGACGGTGGGGTCCTCTACGGCGGCTGCACCGACGG GTACATCCATTACTGGCTCAAGGGCTGGTTCTCGGCTCAACCGCAGTACGGCGGGTCGCTCCCGGGGCACACCCACGCGGTGATGTGTTTGGCCACTGTGGGGAGTTTTGTGGTGAGCGGGTCGGCAGATTCGACGGGTCGGGTTTGGGTAAGGGAGCAAGACGGGCAGCATTGTTGCGTTGCGGTGCTTCAGGGTCATAGGGGGCCGATCAGGTGCGTCGCGGCGTTTCCTGGGTGGGTTTCGGCGGCGGGGGAGGAGGCGGAGGATGGTTGCACGGTTTGCACTGGGAGTCTCGATGGGGTGCTGAAGGTGTGGCGGGTGGTGAATAATGTCGGGCGATGTTTGGTTCAGAAGACTTGTGCGTACTTTGATCTGGATTAA
- the LOC131299218 gene encoding aquaporin TIP2-1, translated as MPGIAFGRFDDSFGWGSIKAYLAEFISTLLFVFAGVGSAIAYDKVTSDAALDPAGLVAIAICHAFALFVAVSIAANISGGHVNPAVTFGLALGGQITVLTGIFYWIAQLVGSIVACYLLKYVTGGLAIPIHSVAAGVGAVEGVVMEIIITFALVYTVYATAADPKKGPLGTIAPIAIGFIVGANILAAGPFSGGSMNPARSFGPAVVSGDFHDNWIYWVGPLVGGGVAGLVYANVFMQHQHVPLSSDF; from the exons ATGCCGGGCATTGCCTTTGGGAGGTTTGATGATTCCTTTGGCTGGGGATCTATCAAGGCTTACCTAGCTGAGTTCATTTCGACACTGCTCTTTGTGTTTGCCGGAGTTGGATCCGCTATAGCTTATG ACAAGGTGACATCAGATGCTGCCCTAGATCCGGCGGGGCTAGTAGCCATTGCTATATGCCATGCATTTGCTCTCTTTGTGGCAGTCTCCATCGCGGCTAACATTTCCGGCGGCCACGTAAACCCCGCTGTCACCTTCGGGTTGGCTCTGGGGGGCCAGATCACCGTCCTCACCGGCATCTTTTACTGGATTGCACAACTTGTTGGCTCCATTGTCGCATGTTACCTGCTCAAATATGTCACCGGAGGCTTG GCAATCCCAATCCACAGCGTGGCCGCCGGCGTTGGAGCAGTTGAAGGAGTGGTTATGGAGATCATTATCACATTTGCTTTGGTATACACAGTCTATGCAACAGCAGCTGACCCCAAAAAGGGCCCATTGGGCACAATTGCCCCCATTGCCATTGGTTTCATTGTTGGAGCCAACATCTTGGCTGCAGGCCCATTCTCCGGCGGGTCAATGAACCCGGCGCGCTCTTTCGGGCCTGCAGTGGTGAGCGGCGACTTCCACGATAACTGGATCTATTGGGTTGGGCCTCTTGTCGGCGGGGGCGTGGCTGGATTGGTCTATGCAAATGTGTTCATGCAACATCAACATGTTCCCCTGTCCAGTGACTTCTAA
- the LOC131299219 gene encoding photosynthetic NDH subunit of subcomplex B 3, chloroplastic codes for MGTLQLLNPHCLASHKVLLSHNFSTSTGKLIRPPKSIISFSRRGRRRRIRAVATIPEGESETAEEPEEPPAVNFAFVHSVLLPDGTPDVHFRTACGGQKLRDIMLDSNMELYGPYARPLCNCSGGGTCGTCIVEVVEGKELLTPRTDKEKEKLKRNPKNWRLACQVTVGKPDSRGLVVIQQLPEWKGHQWEYNKEPPPEEP; via the exons ATGGGTACACTTCAGTTACTCAATCCTCATTGTTTGGCCTCTCACAAAGTACTCCTCTCTCACAACTTCAGCACAAGTACTGGAAAATTGATCAGACCCCCCAAAAGCATCATCAGCTTCTctagaagaggaagaagaagaagaatcagagCTGTCGCTACGATTCCGGAGGGTGAATCGGAAACCGCGGAAGAGCCCGAAGAACCCCCTGCAGTCAATTTTGCATTTGTTCAC TCTGTGTTACTTCCTGATGGAACACCAGATGTGCATTTTCGTACAGCATGTGGTGGGCAGAAACTCAGAGACATTATGTTGGATTCTAATATGGAACTGTATGGACCATAT gCTAGACCTCTGTGTAACTGTTCGGGAGGAGGAACTTGTGGCACATGCATTGTTGAA GTTGTTGAAGGGAAGGAGCTGCTAACCCCACGAACGGATAAAGAAAAGGAGAAACTCAAGCGG AATCCAAAGAACTGGAGGCTTGCTTGTCAGGTTACAGTTGGGAAACCAGATTCTAGAGGCCTG GTTGTCATCCAACAACTGCCTGAATGGAAAGGGCATCAATGGGAATACAACAAAGAACCTCCTCCGGAAGAACCCTGA